A region from the Sulfurivermis fontis genome encodes:
- the menC gene encoding o-succinylbenzoate synthase gives MRIVAAHLHSYALPLRRPWVAARAVLHERRGMLLSLIGDDGLTGWGDCAPLPSAGNAAQILAALTALAQELPGRDHAAVRALEVSVPEVRWALETALFDLAARQRGVPLAVHLGAQNFTGKVEVNAALGALDAHTAQRAVAALAQGYAIAKIKVGVGGVADELTLLHEIHAATAGRLRLRLDANRAWDESDAQLFLRAISSLPIDAVEEPLAQPTLEQLRALQQSLPYAIAVDESLPQFGSAALLAAGAVRRLVIKPARIGGIIASRDLAARAQDAGMEVVLTSVVDSAVGVAAAAHLAAAVAPELAHGFATLDWLARDVTIPPAICDGKLILNTAPGLGLTPVP, from the coding sequence ATGCGCATCGTCGCGGCCCACCTGCATTCCTATGCCTTGCCGCTGCGGCGGCCCTGGGTGGCGGCGCGCGCGGTGTTGCACGAGCGCCGCGGCATGCTGCTGTCGCTGATCGGTGACGACGGCCTCACCGGCTGGGGCGACTGCGCACCCTTGCCCAGCGCCGGCAACGCCGCGCAGATCCTCGCTGCGCTGACGGCACTGGCGCAGGAGTTGCCCGGTCGTGATCACGCAGCGGTACGGGCGCTCGAGGTGTCGGTTCCCGAGGTGCGCTGGGCGCTGGAGACGGCGCTGTTCGATCTGGCGGCGCGGCAGCGTGGCGTGCCGCTGGCCGTGCACCTCGGCGCGCAGAACTTCACCGGCAAGGTGGAAGTGAATGCCGCCCTCGGCGCGCTCGATGCACATACGGCGCAACGGGCGGTCGCGGCATTGGCGCAGGGTTATGCCATCGCCAAGATCAAGGTGGGTGTCGGCGGCGTCGCTGACGAACTGACCCTGCTGCACGAAATACATGCGGCAACCGCCGGCCGCCTGCGTCTGCGCCTCGATGCCAATCGCGCCTGGGACGAGAGCGATGCACAACTCTTTCTGAGAGCGATCAGTTCGTTGCCCATCGACGCGGTGGAAGAACCGCTGGCGCAGCCGACATTGGAGCAGTTGCGCGCCTTGCAGCAGTCCCTGCCGTATGCCATCGCTGTGGATGAATCGCTGCCGCAGTTCGGCAGTGCAGCGCTACTGGCCGCCGGTGCCGTGCGTCGGCTGGTGATCAAGCCCGCGCGCATCGGCGGCATCATCGCCAGCCGCGATCTGGCGGCGCGCGCACAGGATGCGGGCATGGAAGTGGTGCTTACCTCGGTGGTCGATTCCGCCGTCGGCGTCGCTGCCGCGGCGCACCTCGCGGCTGCCGTCGCTCCAGAGCTTGCCCACGGTTTTGCCACCCTGGATTGGCTGGCCCGCGATGTAACGATACCACCGGCGATATGTGATGGTAAGTTGATACTCAACACGGCTCCCGGACTGGGTTTGACGCCGGTACCGTAG
- a CDS encoding class I adenylate-forming enzyme family protein, which yields MQTHDTITQLASDLARKTAAAIALLQAAGAGDGRPIAVISASPAAVCVLAHACAALGLPLMPLDPGLPDATLADLLAQAGVSVVIADLRYQGYGHIDTAALLAAAESEAIPSSRLAPNDIALLIATSGSSGQPRAVMLTADNLTAAARASATRTPLRPGDRWLACLPLFHIGGFSILTRCALAGAEAVLLPGFDAATVWQALRTERITHLSLVPAMLAQLLECSADAPPATLRHVLIGGAALAAELAERAVQRGWPLQPTYGMSETASQVATLERLPLPWRTGQLGRPLPGVELAVTHDGRLKIRGPMVMAGYANPELQRGDGLQDGWFVSNDLAEISNAGELRIIGRADAVIISGGKKVHPALVEELLLRCPGVTTVAVVGRPDPTWGEIVTAIYSGTPDEAELLAWCREHIAGAARPRAALRVAALPQLSNGKPDRQAIRQLAASM from the coding sequence ATGCAGACCCACGACACCATCACACAGCTCGCCAGTGACCTGGCGCGCAAGACCGCAGCGGCCATCGCGCTGTTGCAAGCTGCCGGTGCCGGTGACGGCCGGCCGATCGCAGTGATCTCCGCCTCGCCCGCGGCGGTGTGCGTGCTGGCCCATGCCTGCGCCGCGCTCGGTCTGCCGCTGATGCCCCTGGACCCGGGACTGCCGGATGCAACGCTCGCCGACCTGCTGGCACAGGCCGGAGTGAGCGTGGTCATCGCGGATCTCCGCTACCAAGGTTACGGCCATATCGACACCGCGGCGCTGCTCGCCGCTGCCGAGAGTGAAGCCATACCGTCGTCACGTCTTGCGCCGAACGATATCGCACTGCTGATTGCCACCAGCGGCAGCAGCGGACAACCCAGGGCGGTGATGCTGACGGCAGACAATCTGACAGCGGCGGCGCGGGCCTCGGCAACGCGCACGCCGCTGCGGCCCGGCGATCGCTGGCTGGCCTGCCTGCCGCTGTTTCACATCGGCGGTTTCTCCATTCTCACGCGCTGCGCGCTGGCCGGCGCCGAGGCGGTATTGCTGCCGGGCTTCGACGCTGCAACTGTGTGGCAGGCGCTGCGCACGGAACGCATCACGCATCTCTCGCTGGTGCCGGCGATGCTGGCGCAGCTGCTGGAGTGCAGTGCGGATGCGCCGCCGGCCACCCTGCGCCATGTGCTGATCGGCGGTGCGGCCTTGGCGGCGGAGTTGGCGGAGCGCGCCGTGCAGCGCGGCTGGCCGCTGCAACCCACCTACGGCATGAGCGAAACCGCCTCGCAGGTGGCGACGCTGGAGCGGCTGCCATTGCCGTGGCGCACGGGGCAACTCGGTCGTCCGCTGCCGGGCGTCGAGCTGGCGGTGACGCATGACGGCAGGCTGAAGATCCGCGGGCCGATGGTGATGGCCGGCTATGCCAATCCCGAGCTGCAGCGCGGCGACGGTCTGCAGGATGGCTGGTTCGTCAGCAACGACCTGGCGGAGATCAGCAACGCGGGTGAACTGCGGATCATCGGTCGCGCCGATGCGGTGATCATCAGCGGCGGCAAGAAGGTGCATCCGGCGCTGGTGGAGGAGCTGCTGCTGCGCTGTCCCGGCGTGACCACGGTTGCAGTGGTGGGGCGGCCCGATCCCACGTGGGGCGAGATCGTCACCGCGATCTACAGTGGCACGCCGGATGAAGCGGAACTGCTGGCGTGGTGCCGTGAGCACATCGCCGGCGCAGCACGGCCGCGCGCCGCGCTGCGCGTGGCGGCGCTGCCGCAACTGTCCAACGGCAAACCGGATCGCCAGGCCATCCGGCAACTGGCAGCATCCATGTAG
- a CDS encoding tetrathionate reductase family octaheme c-type cytochrome: protein MIRKLAVMLWAGLWLAAAVPAQETPPPAADMRFRIVDDTTPSQRDSSSTADHTKFKELQGPFADGPAVTRACLACHTEAGKQVQASLHWTWEYIDPRSGAKLGKRHLVNNFCTNARGNEGMCAQCHASYGWDEKKDFGAAGLKWQERVDAGSAEHVDCLVCHDRSGGYYKVPPTEGNEACSVMFEGKAPIDFAKVAQSVGAPGRENCGACHFYGGGGDGVKHGDLDSSLKRPDRALDVHMDAKGLNFACSQCHVSDRHRWAGSRYNITAKDIEGTGKPGMRRDVATCESCHGLQPHPNDSVARVKLNDHVDRVACQTCHIPAMARGGVATMTQWDWRTAGRTKEGVGYKEHDYTQGNGTARDTYKSIKGSFVYGENLTPYYAWFDGQMQYTTIDTRFDPAQGPVAINGFSGAAANPDARIWPFKRMQTVQPYDKGNNTLVYMHLWGDDADAFWGNYDFGRAIRAGMERGGLPYSGEYGFVETLSYWPITHMVAPKENALACNECHSRDGRLSELKDFYLPGRDGRWLDWIGLLLVGGALLGVGGHALLRVWSAKGRAAA, encoded by the coding sequence ATGATTAGAAAACTGGCAGTGATGTTATGGGCCGGCCTGTGGCTGGCAGCTGCGGTACCGGCGCAGGAGACGCCGCCACCGGCTGCAGACATGCGTTTTCGCATCGTGGATGACACCACGCCGAGCCAGCGCGATTCCTCTTCCACCGCCGACCACACCAAGTTCAAGGAACTGCAAGGGCCGTTCGCCGACGGCCCGGCGGTGACGCGCGCCTGCCTGGCCTGCCACACCGAGGCAGGCAAGCAGGTGCAGGCGTCCCTCCACTGGACCTGGGAGTACATCGATCCGCGCAGCGGCGCCAAACTCGGCAAGCGCCATCTGGTGAATAACTTCTGCACCAATGCGCGCGGCAACGAGGGGATGTGCGCGCAGTGTCATGCCAGCTACGGCTGGGATGAGAAAAAGGACTTCGGGGCCGCGGGACTGAAATGGCAGGAGCGGGTGGATGCCGGCAGCGCCGAGCATGTCGATTGCCTGGTGTGCCACGACCGCAGCGGCGGCTATTACAAGGTGCCGCCCACCGAGGGCAACGAGGCGTGCAGCGTGATGTTCGAGGGCAAGGCGCCCATCGATTTCGCCAAGGTGGCGCAGAGCGTCGGTGCGCCGGGGCGCGAGAACTGCGGCGCCTGCCACTTCTACGGTGGCGGCGGCGATGGCGTGAAGCACGGCGATCTCGATTCCTCGCTGAAGCGGCCCGACCGCGCCCTGGACGTACACATGGATGCCAAGGGCCTCAACTTCGCCTGCTCGCAGTGTCATGTGTCCGATCGTCACCGCTGGGCCGGCAGCCGCTACAACATCACCGCCAAGGACATTGAAGGTACCGGCAAGCCGGGGATGCGCCGCGACGTCGCCACCTGTGAATCCTGTCATGGCCTGCAACCCCACCCCAACGATTCCGTGGCGCGCGTGAAGCTCAACGATCACGTCGATCGCGTCGCCTGCCAGACCTGCCACATCCCGGCCATGGCGCGCGGCGGCGTCGCCACCATGACGCAGTGGGACTGGCGCACCGCCGGGCGCACCAAAGAGGGCGTGGGCTACAAGGAGCACGACTACACCCAGGGCAACGGCACGGCGCGCGACACCTACAAGTCCATCAAAGGCAGCTTCGTCTACGGCGAGAATCTCACCCCGTACTACGCCTGGTTCGACGGCCAGATGCAGTACACGACCATCGACACCCGCTTCGATCCGGCGCAGGGTCCGGTGGCGATTAACGGTTTCAGCGGCGCGGCGGCCAATCCGGATGCACGCATCTGGCCGTTCAAGCGTATGCAAACGGTGCAGCCCTACGACAAGGGCAACAACACCCTGGTGTACATGCACCTGTGGGGCGACGATGCGGACGCCTTCTGGGGCAACTACGACTTCGGCCGCGCTATCCGCGCCGGCATGGAGCGCGGCGGCCTGCCCTACAGCGGCGAATACGGTTTTGTGGAGACGCTGTCCTACTGGCCCATCACCCACATGGTGGCGCCGAAGGAAAACGCGCTGGCCTGCAACGAATGCCACAGCCGCGACGGTCGCCTCAGTGAACTGAAGGATTTCTATCTGCCGGGCCGCGACGGCCGCTGGCTCGACTGGATCGGCCTGTTGCTGGTAGGCGGCGCGCTGCTCGGCGTCGGCGGCCACGCACTGTTGCGGGTCTGGTCTGCGAAGGGGAGGGCTGCCGCATGA
- a CDS encoding cytochrome b/b6 domain-containing protein yields the protein MSTRIIMVYSRFERFWHWTQMALIFTLLFTGLAVRGVHGMIGFDTAVTVHTWCALALIALWLLAIFWHFTTGTWRHYLPTTQGLWAVARFYAWGIFKGEHHPYRKAYWRKHNPLQALAYLSLKLVLFPAVWLSGLLYLAYDFWGTAGGALGWVAAVHVLSAYAILAFVIAHIYLLTTGHSFAEHVKPMLTGYDEVDLTPVEEAYLRESGAVAMKEPS from the coding sequence ATGAGCACGCGCATCATCATGGTCTACAGCCGCTTCGAGCGCTTCTGGCACTGGACGCAGATGGCGCTGATCTTCACCCTGCTGTTCACCGGCCTCGCGGTGCGCGGCGTGCACGGCATGATCGGTTTCGACACGGCGGTGACGGTGCACACCTGGTGCGCCCTCGCGCTCATCGCGCTGTGGCTGCTGGCGATCTTCTGGCACTTCACCACCGGCACCTGGCGCCACTACCTGCCGACGACCCAGGGGCTGTGGGCCGTGGCACGCTTCTATGCCTGGGGCATCTTCAAGGGCGAGCACCATCCCTACCGCAAGGCCTACTGGCGCAAGCACAATCCGTTGCAGGCACTGGCCTATCTCAGCCTCAAGCTGGTGCTGTTCCCGGCGGTGTGGCTGTCGGGCCTGCTCTATCTCGCCTACGACTTCTGGGGCACGGCGGGCGGTGCGCTGGGCTGGGTCGCCGCGGTGCACGTGCTGAGCGCCTACGCCATCCTCGCCTTCGTCATCGCCCACATCTACCTGCTCACCACCGGCCATTCCTTCGCCGAACACGTCAAGCCGATGCTCACGGGCTACGACGAGGTGGACCTCACCCCGGTGGAGGAGGCCTATCTGCGCGAGAGCGGCGCGGTGGCGATGAAGGAGCCGTCCTGA